One genomic window of Devosia salina includes the following:
- the chrA gene encoding chromate efflux transporter, translating to MTDDGSTHRGTPGEVFGTFLKLGLTSFGGPIAHLGYFRDELVTRRRWIDEAGYADLVALCQFLPGPASSQVGFALGLMRAGPLGALAAWTAFTLPSALLLVAFAYGAALLDGPIAQGALHGLKLVAVAIVAQAVLGMARSLTPDRERAAIAVAAVAILAVAGGAAGQVGAIIAGALAGLWLCRGATKTSVDHAFPGSRRLGAMLLALCGALLLALPVLSSLDPAIALFDAFYRAGALVFGGGHVVLPLLEAETVARGWVTPDQFLAGYGATQAVPGPLFTFAAYLGAVSGPGPNGLAGAAIALVAIFLPGMLLLTGALPFWNQLRRWPQAQAGMRGANAAVVGILGAALYDPVFTSAVLAPLDFALALAGFVALVAWKCPPWAVVLALGIAGALLGAVQA from the coding sequence TTGACAGACGATGGCTCAACCCACCGGGGGACACCCGGCGAGGTCTTCGGGACCTTTCTCAAGCTCGGTCTCACGAGCTTTGGTGGTCCAATCGCCCATCTGGGATATTTTCGCGACGAGCTGGTGACCCGGCGGCGCTGGATAGACGAGGCCGGTTATGCGGACCTGGTTGCCCTCTGCCAGTTTCTGCCAGGCCCCGCATCGAGCCAGGTCGGCTTTGCATTGGGATTGATGCGCGCCGGGCCCCTGGGGGCATTGGCTGCCTGGACCGCGTTCACCCTGCCATCGGCGCTGTTGCTCGTGGCCTTCGCCTATGGCGCGGCACTGCTCGACGGACCCATCGCGCAAGGGGCATTGCATGGATTGAAGCTGGTGGCGGTAGCGATCGTCGCCCAGGCGGTTCTGGGGATGGCGCGCAGCCTGACCCCGGACCGGGAGCGGGCCGCGATTGCGGTCGCTGCCGTGGCAATACTGGCCGTTGCAGGGGGAGCGGCTGGTCAGGTGGGGGCCATTATAGCTGGAGCACTTGCGGGGCTTTGGCTGTGCCGTGGTGCGACAAAGACCAGCGTCGATCATGCCTTCCCGGGTTCGCGACGACTGGGCGCCATGCTGTTGGCGCTCTGCGGCGCATTGCTGTTGGCCTTGCCGGTGCTTTCTTCGCTCGATCCGGCGATTGCCCTGTTCGACGCATTCTACAGGGCCGGAGCGCTGGTGTTCGGGGGAGGGCATGTGGTGCTGCCGCTGCTCGAGGCCGAGACGGTGGCGCGTGGCTGGGTGACACCGGACCAGTTCCTGGCGGGCTATGGAGCCACCCAGGCGGTGCCGGGACCGCTCTTTACCTTTGCGGCCTATCTCGGTGCCGTCAGCGGCCCCGGGCCAAACGGACTGGCCGGCGCCGCCATTGCGCTGGTCGCCATATTCCTGCCCGGCATGCTGTTGCTGACCGGAGCCTTGCCGTTCTGGAACCAGTTGCGGCGCTGGCCGCAGGCACAGGCAGGCATGCGCGGCGCCAATGCCGCCGTTGTCGGGATATTGGGCGCTGCGCTCTACGATCCGGTGTTCACGAGCGCAGTCCTCGCCCCGCTGGATTTTGCCCTGGCCCTGGCGGGCTTCGTGGCGCTGGTGGCCTGGAAATGCCCGCCATGGGCCGTCGTGCTGGCCCTGGGGATCGCCGGCGCACTGCTTGGCGCGGTTCAGGCCTAG
- a CDS encoding ABC transporter permease yields MQPILTVIRHDIVSITRDSIMINVVVMLFVMAIATAILRHMGLYPEWWHNTLLLLLLAYMPGMGYLFAMLIVDEMDSGVNQALVVSPASVTGVLWARVTLPTLFVIAYAFFFIYTARAIDLPFHEWLLPVLTLSLSVSWVTLLVPALSRDKVQALGLFKILNLYCAIATVGLFIPDDVWYRPVLLLTPSSWALNGIQAFIAGRVGAGYGWSIGGLVFFGLLVAHAAFLYLRRQSR; encoded by the coding sequence ATGCAACCCATTCTCACCGTCATCCGCCACGACATCGTCTCGATCACCCGTGACAGCATCATGATCAACGTTGTGGTCATGCTGTTCGTGATGGCGATCGCCACGGCCATCCTGCGCCATATGGGCCTCTATCCCGAGTGGTGGCACAATACCCTGCTCCTGCTGCTCCTCGCCTATATGCCGGGCATGGGCTACCTGTTCGCCATGCTGATCGTCGACGAGATGGACAGCGGCGTGAACCAGGCGCTGGTGGTCAGCCCCGCCTCGGTCACCGGCGTGTTGTGGGCGCGGGTCACCCTGCCGACCCTGTTCGTCATCGCCTATGCGTTCTTCTTCATCTACACCGCGCGTGCGATCGACCTGCCCTTTCACGAGTGGCTCCTGCCGGTGCTCACCCTGTCGCTGTCGGTGTCCTGGGTCACGCTGCTGGTCCCGGCCCTGTCACGCGACAAGGTGCAGGCGCTGGGCCTGTTCAAGATCCTGAACCTTTATTGCGCCATCGCCACGGTCGGGCTCTTCATTCCGGACGACGTCTGGTATCGCCCGGTGCTGTTGCTGACTCCCTCGAGCTGGGCCCTCAACGGCATCCAGGCCTTCATCGCCGGGCGCGTAGGCGCAGGCTATGGCTGGTCGATCGGGGGGCTGGTCTTTTTCGGCCTGCTCGTGGCCCACGCGGCATTTCTCTATCTGCGCCGCCAGTCGCGCTAG
- a CDS encoding ABC transporter permease, whose protein sequence is MSTVLWRLVGWDIQLQARENIYAFTVLTTAGFAIFLTLLPAEAPPTIFSLVLYFDPAIVGGSFVGSIVLMERSQNTLSALAVSPAPAADYVLSKVITLTLLAIAGSLCLVAVAFWVPPIDMVLRFTLVLVFTGAIGALGGLLIVAGANSMNHFLARAIPITLALSLPFLSHFGIVTGVWQWVLFAINPGHAMLRAMLWATDPTAVTLPDIVYALTYMAIFCLVLFRWAVAVYSSELSRVEE, encoded by the coding sequence ATGAGCACCGTGTTGTGGCGCCTTGTCGGTTGGGACATCCAGCTTCAGGCGCGGGAAAACATCTATGCTTTCACGGTCCTCACCACGGCCGGCTTCGCGATATTCCTCACGCTGCTGCCGGCGGAGGCTCCACCCACGATTTTTTCGCTGGTGCTGTATTTCGATCCCGCCATCGTCGGCGGCAGCTTCGTGGGCTCCATCGTGCTCATGGAGCGCAGCCAGAACACGCTGTCGGCGCTTGCCGTATCACCGGCCCCGGCCGCCGACTATGTACTGTCCAAGGTGATCACGCTCACCCTGCTGGCCATCGCCGGGAGCCTGTGCCTGGTGGCCGTCGCTTTTTGGGTTCCGCCCATCGACATGGTTCTGCGCTTCACGCTGGTCCTGGTGTTCACCGGCGCCATCGGCGCATTGGGCGGTCTCCTGATCGTGGCCGGGGCCAATTCGATGAACCACTTCCTGGCCCGCGCCATCCCGATCACGCTGGCGCTGTCTCTGCCGTTCCTGTCGCATTTCGGTATCGTCACGGGTGTCTGGCAATGGGTGCTGTTTGCCATCAATCCCGGCCACGCCATGCTTCGGGCCATGCTCTGGGCGACCGACCCCACGGCCGTCACCCTCCCCGATATCGTCTATGCCCTGACCTACATGGCCATATTCTGCCTGGTGCTGTTTCGCTGGGCCGTCGCCGTCTACAGCTCCGAACTCAGCCGCGTCGAGGAGTAG
- a CDS encoding ABC transporter ATP-binding protein, protein MAGATEPVDIIAVRNLGYRYKGQARPAVDGVSFTVRRGEIFGLLGPSGAGKSTTQKVLTRQQRSFTGEVDIFGKPLADWGQDYFERIGVGFELPNHYLKFTARENLSFFASLYSRPSRDPRELMALVGLEDYADKKVETFSKGMRMRLNFVRAIQHDPELIFLDEPTAGLDPTNAGIVKELVADLARAGKTIVLTTHNMNDVDQLCDRISFMVDGRFAALDRPQALKAAHGRRMVAVTREDGPTEEFALDGLGANDRFLALLRTGQVERIHSQEASLDKVFADVTGHRLDQVEAEATP, encoded by the coding sequence ATGGCGGGGGCAACAGAACCGGTCGACATCATCGCGGTGCGTAACCTGGGTTATCGCTACAAGGGTCAGGCCCGACCCGCGGTGGACGGGGTGAGTTTTACAGTACGGCGCGGCGAAATCTTCGGCTTGCTGGGACCTTCGGGCGCGGGCAAGAGCACGACGCAGAAAGTGCTCACCCGGCAGCAGCGCAGCTTCACCGGCGAGGTTGATATTTTCGGTAAGCCCCTCGCCGATTGGGGGCAGGACTATTTCGAGCGCATTGGCGTCGGCTTCGAGCTGCCCAATCACTACCTCAAGTTCACGGCCCGCGAGAACCTCAGCTTCTTTGCCTCGCTCTATTCGCGGCCCAGTCGCGATCCGCGCGAGCTCATGGCCTTGGTGGGCCTCGAGGACTATGCCGACAAGAAGGTCGAGACCTTCTCCAAGGGGATGCGGATGCGGCTCAATTTCGTCCGGGCCATCCAGCACGATCCCGAACTGATCTTTCTCGACGAACCGACCGCAGGGCTCGACCCGACCAATGCCGGTATCGTCAAGGAGCTGGTCGCCGATCTGGCCCGCGCCGGCAAGACCATCGTCCTCACGACCCACAACATGAACGACGTGGACCAGCTCTGCGACCGCATCTCCTTCATGGTCGACGGGCGCTTTGCGGCGCTTGATCGCCCGCAGGCCCTCAAGGCCGCCCATGGCCGGCGCATGGTCGCCGTGACTCGGGAGGATGGACCGACCGAGGAGTTCGCCCTTGATGGGCTGGGCGCCAATGACCGGTTCCTGGCATTGCTGCGGACCGGCCAGGTGGAGCGCATCCACTCCCAGGAGGCCAGCCTCGACAAGGTGTTTGCCGACGTAACCGGGCACCGCCTCGATCAGGTCGAAGCCGAGGCGACGCCATGA
- a CDS encoding TetR/AcrR family transcriptional regulator codes for MARAYLSADERREQILDCAQRLFFSKGFEATTVQDLMIAAGVSKGGFYHHFAAKDDVLEALSARMAGLTVGIIEEVISQPGLSAFEQMDQCLRALRRFKRDQADGILAAFETLLRPENIALYDRINRANIKTVLPMFETIIEAGRRDGCFNVPDARLAAEAILALGSMSHDMVANAIAARGTADRARANAALEQGLTFQGIIIDRILGLPDGSIQFVEPGFVDALLPLED; via the coding sequence TTGGCGCGAGCGTATCTCAGTGCGGATGAGCGACGGGAGCAGATCCTGGACTGCGCGCAGAGGCTGTTTTTCAGCAAGGGGTTCGAAGCCACCACAGTGCAGGACCTGATGATCGCGGCGGGCGTATCCAAGGGCGGTTTCTACCATCACTTCGCCGCCAAGGATGACGTGCTCGAAGCCCTGAGCGCGCGCATGGCCGGGCTCACCGTGGGCATTATCGAAGAGGTGATTTCCCAGCCGGGCCTCTCGGCCTTCGAGCAGATGGACCAGTGCCTGCGGGCGCTGCGCCGCTTCAAGCGGGATCAGGCCGACGGCATCCTGGCGGCGTTCGAGACCCTGTTGCGCCCCGAAAACATCGCGCTCTATGACCGCATCAACCGGGCCAATATCAAGACCGTGCTGCCCATGTTCGAAACCATTATCGAAGCGGGCCGGCGGGACGGCTGCTTTAACGTGCCCGATGCGCGGCTGGCCGCGGAAGCCATCCTGGCGCTGGGCAGCATGTCCCATGACATGGTCGCCAATGCCATCGCCGCCCGCGGCACGGCGGATCGCGCCAGGGCCAACGCCGCGCTCGAGCAGGGCCTGACTTTCCAGGGCATCATCATCGACAGGATACTGGGCCTGCCCGATGGCAGCATCCAGTTCGTCGAACCCGGCTTTGTGGATGCCCTGCTGCCGCTCGAGGACTAG
- a CDS encoding NUDIX hydrolase, whose translation MQPAAFDTALAATVQRYLADVAGPREHLSLLRWQIAQGHRLDQRTTFPGHLTTSAVILSPDHRQTLLIDHVTIGRWLQPGGHYEAADAFHLSALREAEEETGVTGLALHPWHMGGDLPFVIDSHDVPGKPARNEPPHVHHDLQYLFIADPALPLVPQLEEVHAAKWCDVTMLGDFAPKVLERLNAVTPPG comes from the coding sequence ATGCAGCCGGCCGCTTTCGACACCGCTCTCGCCGCCACCGTCCAGCGCTATCTGGCGGACGTCGCCGGGCCGCGCGAACACCTCTCGCTCCTGCGCTGGCAGATCGCCCAGGGCCATCGCCTCGACCAGCGCACCACCTTCCCGGGCCATCTCACCACCAGCGCGGTGATCCTCTCACCGGATCATCGCCAGACGCTGCTCATCGACCACGTCACCATCGGCCGCTGGCTGCAACCGGGCGGCCATTACGAAGCGGCGGATGCCTTCCACCTTTCGGCGCTCCGCGAAGCCGAGGAGGAAACCGGCGTCACCGGCCTTGCCCTGCATCCCTGGCACATGGGAGGGGACCTGCCTTTCGTCATCGACAGCCATGACGTGCCCGGCAAGCCGGCGCGCAACGAGCCACCGCATGTCCACCACGACCTGCAATATCTCTTCATTGCCGACCCGGCCCTGCCCCTCGTGCCGCAACTGGAGGAAGTCCACGCCGCGAAATGGTGCGACGTCACCATGCTTGGGGACTTTGCCCCCAAGGTGCTGGAGCGGCTCAACGCGGTGACGCCGCCGGGCTGA
- a CDS encoding DUF1214 domain-containing protein, whose amino-acid sequence MRFVLRLLMSIAVALAVGFGLSYYALTDGRLFGAVSLGPWMAWPDIGAPNPNPYTTGHIVRAAALQLGRSEGLQFVATADSDGAALDLACTYRIDGHVPVSTFWTLAAVDEDWVNLAAPGTDAALRSSEIVRQSDGALRIHVGTSLRPSNWLELTGSGLFSLVLTLYDTTALSSFASSDVTMPSITLETCS is encoded by the coding sequence GTGCGTTTTGTTCTACGTCTGCTGATGAGTATTGCCGTAGCCTTGGCTGTGGGGTTTGGCCTCAGCTACTACGCCCTGACCGATGGGCGGCTGTTCGGCGCGGTGTCGCTGGGGCCCTGGATGGCCTGGCCCGATATCGGCGCACCCAACCCCAATCCCTATACGACAGGGCATATTGTGCGCGCTGCCGCCCTGCAGCTTGGCCGGAGCGAAGGGCTGCAATTCGTGGCGACGGCCGATAGCGACGGCGCGGCGCTGGACCTGGCCTGTACCTACCGGATTGACGGCCACGTGCCCGTATCCACCTTCTGGACCCTCGCCGCCGTCGACGAGGACTGGGTCAACCTGGCGGCCCCGGGCACTGACGCCGCGTTGCGCTCCAGCGAGATCGTGCGCCAGTCGGACGGTGCGCTGCGCATTCATGTGGGCACGTCGCTGCGCCCCTCGAACTGGCTCGAACTTACCGGCTCGGGGCTTTTCAGCCTGGTTCTCACGCTTTATGACACGACCGCCCTGTCCAGCTTTGCGTCTTCCGACGTGACCATGCCATCCATCACTTTGGAGACATGCTCATGA
- a CDS encoding transglycosylase domain-containing protein, with translation MQDPFYTKEKKRRPKGSMLAADAWLDSSLYEFWQALGRGYTRYQDFMSRFHVSGIRRFFVEILSDAFTFGAIGAVLMTALALPAFDIIDRGAFNKAEDYSVVFLDRFGSEIGRRGIRSDDSVALDQMPDYLIKATLATEDRRFYDHFGIDVVGTLRALASNAQGERGTQGGSSITQQLAKNLFLSSERTIERKIVEAFLAVWLEWNYSKDQILKLYFDRAYMGGGNYGVTAASEFYFGKRVQDINLAEAAMLAGMFKAPGNYAPHVDLAAARGRANLVLTNLVAAGFLTEGQVTAARRHPAAAVDRTNDINSPNYFLDWAFEEAKAIIESSNAPGNNFIVRTTIDTTLQSYAEEAITSVIRDQGEQYRVEQGAMVVTDTQGAIRAMVGGTDYAKSQFNRAIVSTRQPGSSFKPFVYSEAFEQLGLTPSDTISDRPVCIGDWCPQNYGRSYRGQTTLLAAFAASINTVPVTLSIKTGREPIAALSHRMGLRADYPVTRSLALGVASVSVLDMTSSYAVFANHGYKTPAYGITRMTTFNDQLVFEKDPNAARERVLSEQTVAYMNQMMRTVVTGGTGRRAEIEGVPTLGKTGTTTSYRDAWFCGFTGNYVAAVWFGNDDYRPTNNLTGGTLPTIAWQKFMAYAHTNIEVKPVFGIDFEPPQVVVADAGLEDVEDLEERPPSLKPAAARKLLDLAERLKSTLDHATPLRDTAQASGPDVTEL, from the coding sequence GTGCAGGATCCATTCTATACCAAGGAAAAGAAGCGCCGGCCCAAGGGCAGCATGCTGGCGGCGGATGCCTGGCTCGATTCGTCGCTCTACGAATTCTGGCAGGCGCTGGGTCGCGGCTATACGCGCTACCAGGATTTCATGTCCCGGTTCCATGTCTCCGGAATCAGGCGCTTTTTCGTCGAGATTCTGTCCGACGCCTTCACCTTCGGGGCCATCGGCGCCGTGTTGATGACGGCCCTGGCCCTGCCCGCTTTCGACATCATCGATCGCGGCGCCTTCAACAAGGCCGAAGACTATTCGGTGGTCTTCCTCGATCGGTTCGGCAGCGAGATCGGCCGGCGCGGCATTCGCTCGGATGACAGCGTGGCACTCGACCAGATGCCGGACTACCTGATCAAGGCAACCCTCGCCACCGAGGACCGGCGCTTCTACGACCATTTCGGCATCGACGTGGTGGGCACATTGCGTGCCCTGGCCAGCAATGCGCAGGGCGAACGCGGTACCCAGGGCGGGTCGTCGATCACCCAGCAGCTCGCCAAGAACCTGTTCCTGTCCTCCGAGCGCACCATTGAGCGCAAGATCGTCGAGGCGTTCCTGGCGGTTTGGCTCGAGTGGAACTACTCCAAGGATCAAATCCTCAAGCTCTATTTCGACCGCGCCTATATGGGCGGGGGCAATTACGGGGTGACTGCCGCTTCTGAATTCTATTTCGGCAAGCGGGTGCAGGACATCAACCTGGCCGAGGCAGCCATGCTGGCGGGCATGTTCAAGGCACCGGGCAATTACGCTCCCCATGTCGATCTGGCGGCGGCGCGCGGGCGCGCCAATCTGGTGCTGACCAATCTGGTGGCCGCCGGGTTCCTCACCGAAGGTCAGGTTACCGCAGCGCGCCGGCACCCGGCCGCGGCGGTGGACCGTACCAACGACATCAATTCGCCGAACTACTTTCTCGACTGGGCCTTCGAGGAAGCCAAGGCGATCATCGAGTCGTCCAACGCGCCGGGCAACAATTTCATTGTCCGGACCACCATCGACACGACGCTGCAGAGCTACGCCGAAGAGGCCATTACCTCCGTCATTCGCGACCAGGGCGAGCAGTACCGGGTTGAACAGGGAGCCATGGTGGTCACCGACACCCAGGGGGCCATTCGCGCCATGGTCGGAGGAACGGACTACGCCAAGAGCCAGTTCAACCGGGCCATCGTGTCCACGCGCCAGCCTGGCTCCTCTTTCAAGCCCTTTGTCTATTCCGAAGCGTTCGAACAATTGGGCCTGACGCCCAGCGACACGATTTCGGACCGCCCGGTCTGTATCGGTGACTGGTGCCCGCAGAATTACGGCCGCTCCTATCGCGGACAGACGACACTGCTGGCGGCCTTCGCCGCCTCGATCAACACGGTGCCGGTTACGCTCTCGATCAAGACCGGCCGCGAGCCGATTGCCGCACTCAGCCACCGCATGGGGCTGCGGGCCGATTATCCCGTCACCCGCTCGCTGGCCCTGGGCGTCGCCTCGGTTTCGGTGCTGGACATGACCTCGTCCTATGCGGTTTTTGCCAATCACGGCTACAAGACCCCGGCCTATGGCATCACCCGCATGACCACGTTCAACGACCAGCTGGTCTTTGAAAAGGACCCGAATGCTGCGCGCGAACGCGTTCTGTCGGAGCAGACGGTGGCCTATATGAACCAGATGATGCGGACCGTGGTCACCGGCGGCACGGGGCGCCGCGCGGAGATTGAGGGTGTTCCCACGCTGGGCAAGACCGGCACCACCACGTCCTATCGCGACGCCTGGTTCTGTGGTTTCACCGGCAATTATGTGGCGGCCGTCTGGTTCGGCAATGACGACTACCGGCCCACAAACAACCTCACGGGCGGAACCCTTCCGACCATCGCCTGGCAGAAGTTCATGGCCTATGCGCACACCAACATCGAGGTGAAGCCGGTCTTCGGCATCGACTTCGAGCCACCACAGGTCGTGGTAGCCGATGCCGGACTTGAGGATGTGGAAGACCTCGAAGAGCGCCCGCCCAGCCTCAAGCCGGCCGCCGCGCGCAAGCTGCTCGATCTGGCGGAACGGCTCAAGAGCACCCTGGACCATGCCACGCCGCTGCGTGACACCGCCCAGGCGTCCGGCCCGGACGTCACCGAGCTCTAG
- a CDS encoding YcgN family cysteine cluster protein, translating into MAFWEEKTLEQMSSAEWEALCDGCGRCCLIKLEDEDTGTLITSDVRCRLLDGDSCACTNYPRRKEIVPDCIKLTPENVREIPWIPVTCAYRRLAEGKGLAWWHPLVSGDPQTVVDVGVSVKGRTFLETEIDPEEWEEHAVEWPEWEPPESL; encoded by the coding sequence ATGGCCTTCTGGGAAGAAAAAACGCTTGAGCAGATGTCGTCCGCGGAGTGGGAAGCGCTCTGCGACGGCTGCGGCCGCTGTTGCCTGATCAAGCTCGAGGACGAGGATACCGGCACGCTCATCACCTCGGATGTGCGCTGTCGGCTGCTCGATGGCGACAGCTGTGCCTGCACCAATTATCCCCGCCGCAAGGAAATCGTGCCAGACTGCATCAAGCTGACGCCTGAGAACGTGCGCGAGATTCCCTGGATTCCGGTGACCTGCGCCTATCGGCGGCTGGCCGAAGGCAAGGGCCTTGCCTGGTGGCATCCGCTGGTTTCCGGCGACCCGCAGACGGTCGTGGATGTCGGTGTTTCGGTGAAGGGTCGCACGTTCCTCGAAACGGAGATCGATCCGGAGGAGTGGGAGGAGCACGCGGTGGAATGGCCCGAATGGGAGCCGCCGGAATCCCTTTAG
- a CDS encoding diguanylate cyclase domain-containing protein — MNKVTMSGNDGLWARIRAALGRGAGAQEPPYGQAAIARNPNKKSRLAQRIDEELRRSWQHAAQRNVSLCVIALEMDGYADYFAAYGREAVEDSLDRLEEVIAGLLPRETDRCLRSGRSGFMLVLPDMPALMARDLASRIAAAVRLQGLANRESHAGQVTLSTGIAVVNPAGALDRSVIEAAGEAVKKAQRRGLARLEVVDLRGRQQRQRKAA, encoded by the coding sequence ATGAACAAAGTGACGATGAGCGGCAATGATGGCCTGTGGGCGCGTATCCGCGCAGCACTCGGCCGCGGCGCCGGGGCCCAGGAGCCGCCCTACGGCCAGGCCGCCATCGCCCGCAATCCGAACAAGAAATCCCGCCTCGCCCAGCGCATCGATGAAGAGCTGCGCCGCAGCTGGCAGCATGCCGCCCAGCGCAATGTATCGCTTTGCGTGATCGCGCTCGAAATGGACGGCTACGCGGATTATTTCGCGGCCTATGGGCGCGAGGCGGTCGAGGACAGCCTCGACAGGCTTGAAGAGGTGATCGCCGGACTGCTGCCGCGCGAAACCGACCGCTGCCTGCGCTCGGGCCGGTCCGGCTTCATGCTGGTCCTGCCCGACATGCCCGCCCTGATGGCGCGCGACCTGGCGAGCCGCATCGCCGCCGCAGTGCGTCTTCAAGGTCTGGCCAATCGCGAGAGCCATGCAGGGCAGGTGACGCTCAGCACCGGCATCGCCGTGGTCAATCCCGCGGGTGCCCTTGACCGGTCGGTGATCGAGGCCGCGGGCGAGGCCGTGAAAAAGGCCCAGCGACGTGGCCTTGCCCGGCTCGAAGTGGTCGACCTGCGCGGTCGCCAGCAGCGGCAGCGCAAGGCGGCCTGA
- a CDS encoding Hsp70 family protein, which translates to MTLSCGLDFGTSNSTLGRVDANGVPQLVDLEDGQPTMPSVLFFGAEDRTIHFGRAALSEYVSGADGRLLRSIKSVLGTKLFDDGVRLGARVYRFDDILGIFVAEMKARGEAVTGLELDAVVVGRPVQFVDDDAVADAEAQRQLEQAVRRQGFAHVEFQFEPIAAALDYERQVAGEKLALIVDLGGGTSDFSLVRVSPDRAGRPDRTDDILATAGVHIGGTDFDRLLAMSRVMPELGLGSRTLDGKRHLPVAPYNDLSTWHRINRLYDAKALRDLRSTMREAREAEKVETFVMLVEERLGHRLIGAVEAAKIALSDSDEVAFSFAVRERVIETSITVSQLGEALAASIGRLEETITETVRLAGIGAGDVDSMILTGGSTLVPAVADRLRAMMPDAEVVRTDVLGSVGMGLALEARRIFGP; encoded by the coding sequence ATGACCCTTTCCTGCGGCCTCGACTTCGGCACGTCCAACTCGACCCTGGGCAGGGTGGACGCAAACGGCGTGCCGCAATTGGTGGACCTGGAAGACGGGCAACCCACCATGCCCAGTGTCCTGTTCTTTGGCGCCGAAGACCGGACCATCCATTTTGGGCGAGCGGCGCTGAGCGAGTATGTCTCGGGCGCCGATGGGCGCTTGCTTCGCTCGATCAAGAGTGTTCTGGGCACGAAATTGTTCGATGACGGCGTGCGTCTGGGCGCCCGTGTCTATCGTTTTGACGACATATTGGGGATTTTCGTCGCCGAGATGAAGGCGCGCGGCGAAGCGGTAACCGGCCTGGAACTGGATGCAGTGGTGGTTGGACGGCCGGTGCAATTCGTTGATGACGACGCGGTGGCAGACGCCGAAGCGCAGCGCCAGCTCGAACAGGCAGTGCGCCGCCAAGGCTTTGCCCATGTTGAATTCCAGTTCGAGCCGATCGCGGCGGCGCTCGACTATGAACGGCAGGTGGCAGGCGAGAAGCTTGCGCTGATCGTCGACCTGGGCGGTGGTACCTCGGACTTCTCGCTGGTGCGCGTTTCGCCCGACCGCGCCGGCCGGCCCGACCGCACTGACGACATCCTTGCGACGGCGGGCGTACATATCGGCGGCACCGATTTCGACCGGCTGCTGGCCATGAGCCGGGTGATGCCGGAACTGGGTCTTGGATCAAGGACGCTGGACGGCAAGCGGCACCTGCCGGTGGCCCCCTACAATGACCTTTCGACCTGGCATCGGATCAACCGGCTCTATGATGCCAAGGCCCTGCGCGACCTGCGGTCCACCATGCGCGAGGCGCGGGAGGCCGAGAAAGTCGAGACCTTCGTCATGCTGGTCGAGGAGCGGTTGGGGCACCGGTTGATTGGCGCTGTCGAGGCGGCCAAGATTGCGCTGTCGGACAGCGACGAAGTGGCCTTTTCCTTCGCGGTGCGTGAGCGCGTGATCGAGACCTCCATCACCGTTTCCCAGCTCGGTGAGGCGCTGGCAGCCTCCATCGGGCGGCTTGAAGAGACCATAACGGAGACCGTCCGCCTCGCCGGCATTGGCGCCGGTGACGTCGACAGCATGATCCTGACCGGGGGCTCGACGCTGGTGCCGGCGGTTGCGGATCGCCTGAGGGCCATGATGCCGGACGCCGAGGTGGTGCGCACCGATGTGCTGGGAAGCGTGGGCATGGGGCTGGCGCTCGAGGCCCGGCGCATATTCGGTCCCTAG